A region from the Thalassophryne amazonica chromosome 2, fThaAma1.1, whole genome shotgun sequence genome encodes:
- the LOC117500765 gene encoding LOW QUALITY PROTEIN: ceroid-lipofuscinosis neuronal protein 6 homolog (The sequence of the model RefSeq protein was modified relative to this genomic sequence to represent the inferred CDS: inserted 1 base in 1 codon), giving the protein MQRVRKRHGNGSQETLQNSTPGPKGNVPQKKKEGFHFDIWFCLTLQNWILDFGRPIVMIVAPVEWFPLNKPSAGDYFHMAYNVITPFLMLKLIERSPRMVLPRSAVYLCIITFVMGASIHLVGDSINHRLIMSGYQLHLSVRENPIIKDLKPVSLIDSFELLYYFDEQLGHLMWYIPFFIILFIYFTGCFSQKKDHKIPVSGWLLLGPSALYYWYLVTEGQITELFILTFLAMVVVVIHQHRKGLIPDSNGLFLLFSFCMTLFMVVLWVVYLWNDPVLHQKYPGLIYXPEPWSYYTLHIKET; this is encoded by the exons ATGCAAAGAGTTCGAAAACGGCATGGAAACGGTTCGCAAGAGACTTTACAAAACAG CACTCCTGGACCGAAAGGAAATGTGCCACAGAAGAAAAAGGAAGGCTTCCATTTTGATATATGGTTCTGTCTGACCCTGCAGAACTGGATACTGGACTTTGGAAGACCTATAGTCATG ATAGTTGCTCCTGTGGAGTGGTTTCCACTGAACAAGCCGAGTGCTGGAGACTATTTCCACATGGCCTACAATGTCATCACCCCATTTCTTATGCTCAAG CTGATTGAGCGCAGTCCTCGGATGGTGCTGCCTCGCTCTGCAGTCTACCTCTGCATCATCACTTTTGTCATGGGAGCCAGCATCCACCTAGTGGGGGACTCCATCAACCACCGGCTCATCATGAGTGGCTACCAGCTCCATCTGTCTGTCAGAGAAAACCCCATCATCAAAGACCTCAAGCCCGTCTCCCTG ATTGACTCCTTTGAGCTGCTGTATTATTTTGATGAACAGCTGGGACATTTGATgtg GTACATCCCTTTCTTCATCATTCTCTTCATCTATTTCACTGGTTGCTTTTCTCAAAAAAAAGATCATAAGATTCCTGTCTCTGGTTGGCTCCTGCTGGGACCCAGCGCCCTCTACTACTG GTACTTGGTGACTGAAGGACAAATCACTGAACTTTTCATCCTCACATTCCTAGCCATGGTTGTTGTGGTGATACATCAGCATCGGAAAGGCCTCATACCGGACAGCAACGGCCTGTTCCTGTTGTTTAGTTTCTGCATGACCTTGTTCATGGTTGTACTGTGGGTGGTCTACTTGTGGAATGATCCAGTCTTGCACCAAAAGTACCCTGGATTAATTT GTCCAGAACCCTGGTCCTACTACACTTTGCACATCAAAGAGACCTAA